A single window of Nicotiana tomentosiformis chromosome 1, ASM39032v3, whole genome shotgun sequence DNA harbors:
- the LOC138909874 gene encoding uncharacterized protein — protein MAEEQDTLPTLEGNIFDSSATFETPQKIPSSTITDTDISKPDSLSPLISLTTPSDPILSLTVEDSEASKVDTVSSLLPDILKNQNKDEKVGETQQEKGGFEEDIDQYISSPVLDTVAPMESQEKEAAENILAIAAEGLVDEGPSTMSESQGEGTPLLGEKGTMVLFEPPAPEEAIGNPADEPNPIPEETGQELSSQDDVVLSARFKIRKPVVTHEPPSKRPTIRLQQKEAFKSALKKSRRSSKKKKKRLMKEGKIVCDKNIPVVEVDEDAQEEPSSLKVVEKPSKKSVKGSVKSKQVGEEESVSNDDILVKSSDKGKSIGRSGKRKLEAVGESSSVKKVKSVSVLGQERLRHQKVLWGRTFDPEISKIEGMKQILEMVKFQQWGHLFKEDVAKVYEDEVKSFYADLFTIEDDHIYVLVNGVDMVLDATVLGDILKVPSEGLSSVRGACGSNFRRVIVKEKAIQHGERVHEKALLPVYQLLFELVNKVLLPRAERRSITSRSDLYLMEALDEFCSINLPAIMIEHIQKVAAFKYGNHGLPYGFLLTRVFKFFDVPLGNPKMGTRKQTFLKTTLDECECIEKVGGMGSTSTISQLINAQNSATKEIRKLKARNVII, from the exons ATGGCTGAAGAGCAAGATACCCTACCCACCTTAGAAGGTAACATCTTTGACTCATCTGCCACATTCGAAACACCACAAAAAATCCCCTCTTCAACCATTACTGACACCGATATATCCAAACCTGATTCCCTTTCACCTCTTATCTCTCTCACCACACCATCTGACCCTATTCTTTCATTAACTGTTGAGGACTCAGAAGCCTCAAAAGTCGACACTGTTTCTTCTCTGTTGCCTGATATTCTCAAAAACCAGAACAAGGATGAAAAAGTGGGTGAAACTCAACAAGAAAAAGGGGGTTTTGAGGAAGATATTGATCAGTACATAAGTTCTCCAGTCTTGGACACTGTTGCTCCCATGGAGTCTCAGGAAAAAGAGGCCGCTGAAAACATATTGGCTATTGCTGCTGAGGGACTGGTGGATGAAGGACCTTCTACCATGTCTGAGTCTCAGGGGGAAGGGACTCCGCTCTTAGGAGAAAAAGGAACAATGGTGCTCTTTGAACCACCTGCACCTGAAGAAGCTATTGGGAACCCTGCTGATGAACCTAATCCCATCCCTGAGGAAACAGGTCAGGAATTATCTTCCCAG GATGATGTGGTTCTCAGTGCTCGCTTCAAGATTAGAAAGCCCGTGGTCACTCATGAGCCCCCTTCTAAGCGACCTACCATAAGGTTGCAACAGAAGGAGGCTTTTAAGTCTGCCCTAAAGAAAAGCAGAAGGAGtagcaagaagaagaagaagaggctgATGAAAGAAGGGAAAATTGTGTGTGACAAAAATATTCCAGTAGTAGAGGTGGATGAGGATGCTCAAGAGGAACCAAGTTCCCTG AAAGTTGTTGAAAAACCAAGTAAAAAGTCTGTGAAAGGAAGTGTCAAGTCTAAGCAAGTTGGGGAGGAAGAATCTGTGTCTAATGATGATATTCTGGTAAAATCAAGTGATAAGGGCAAGTCCATTGGCAGGTCTGGCAAAAGGAAGTTGGAAGCTGTTGGGGAATCAAGTTCTGTAAAAAAGGTGAAAAGTGTAAGTGTACTAGGGCAAGAAAGGTTGAGACATCAAAAGGTACTGTGGGGTCGCACTTTTGACCCAGAGATTTCTAAAATAGAGGGTATGAAACAAATTCTTGAGATGGTGAAATTTCAGCAGTGGGGGCATCTGTTCAAAGAGGATGTGGCCAAAGTATATGAGGATGAGGTCAAAAGCTTCTATGCCGACCTCTTCACTATTGAAGATGACCACATCTATGTTTTAGTGAATGGAGTGGATATGGTATTGGACGCTACTGTATTGGGGGACATTCTCAAGGTTCCATCTGAAGGGTTGTCATCTGTGAGAGGTGCATGTGGCTCTAATTTTAGGCGCGTCATTGTGAAAGAAAAAGCTATTCAGCATGGGGAACGGGTACACGAGAAGGCTCTGCTTCCTGTGTACCAACTGTTGTTCGAGTTGGTTAACAAGGTTCTGCTCCCTCGTGCTGAAAGAAGGTCCATTACTTCCAGGTCTGATTTATACTTAATGGAAGCACTAGATGAGTTCTGTTCTATCAACTTGCCTGCCATTATGATTGAACATATACAAAAAGTGGCAGCTTTCAAATATGGGAACCATGGACTTCCGTATGGCTTTCTTCTCACGCGTGTCTTCAAGTTCTTTGATGTACCCTTAGGAAATCCCAAGATGGGGACCAGGAAACAAACCTTCTTAAAAACTACACTGGATGAATGTGAATGTATTGAAAAGGTTGGAGGAATGGGAAGCACTTCGACGATCTCACAGCTAATCAACGCCCAGAATAGTGCCACAAAGGAGATCAGGAAGCTGAAGGCAAGGAACGTCATTATTTAG